From the genome of Synchiropus splendidus isolate RoL2022-P1 chromosome 17, RoL_Sspl_1.0, whole genome shotgun sequence, one region includes:
- the si:ch211-284e13.4 gene encoding insulin receptor substrate 1-B, protein MENPPAEAQSYEDVQKSGYLRKHKSMHRRFFVLRAASEHGPARLEYYENEKKFRSKSPVPKKVLSLDSCFNINKRADSKNKHMIVLYTRSESFAIAADSEGVQNEWYQAMLDLQSNCRTPEDYGSSGECSSPSPIPTFKEVWQVKVWPKGLGHARNLVGIYRLCLTDKTVNFLKLNSDVSSVVLQLMNVRRCGHSENFFFIEVGRSAITGPGEFWMQVDDSVVAQNMHETLLEAMKALSEEFRQRSKSQSVGTSCGGGTVSNPISVPSRRHHPNLPPSQVGFSRRARTETPGTGGSSTSTSPTSRHGFPRARTASIGARSEESSTSARGTWASSSPSLNGSCSTTPTLRPKPTRAPTPAKITLSLARYTPNPAPSPAPSLSSSSGHGSECGLVGAAVGGMTICSYPRVSQRVSVSGSPSDYGSSDEYGSSPGEHSLLAPSTSGHHVHGEGSSSYIVMGHREGLLSSHHRSKGRRILRRSSSRESEVERRLLSKRASLPLADHERLTPHRKDEDDEDDEEYAIMTQSANRERGDSHHGLGGAVGGSRKRADKTRRGVGAGSTVDSGYMSMLPGVTSPPDSLSLSMSGAAAKAEADDEYMAMTPNNSVSPPRHIRQPSSEGYMVMSPNSSSSTDLQGIGIWDSRVGMESRAATDYMNISPVSSRSACSTPPSHPEQHQLQPKMFNSYFSLPRAYQHTLYTRFEEDLNKGEGKKDIGGGAGRGGAAGYTKRNKIAMGPTGGCQLSMSSSSFSSSSASSESLEDKSLSAGRGLSLLRSGVQSAGACTKDGRHQKRGSSSKSPKQQRKGRPLSISSDITKANTLPRAKENLHPLAPQNVGDYVSIVYMEDKYDDDRDVENERGRAVLHGTIRPLNQQLLSSGNPNNLPRSLSAPLSGSTEYVSMDLGKPSTPLTPVRSTFNNPQVPPAVAPRTRHDRDKASPLAAEGSTGYRSKKMASVATDNVASFTETKSSESNISARPAIHAVPPETGLSFSPAKSFQSPERVSRLVRADQQGRRSHRSETFSSPCHAPSSTLHYPEGSQPASHRHGLDCSLWESGQATSLSATPPPQASTSSAEQGLNYIDLDLVVKEGSHAGVEHASATYNDGGNAAGSGINTYASIDFYKSEELRAHQISRKDGQDC, encoded by the exons ATGGAGAACCCGCCGGCCGAGGCGCAGAGCTACGAAGACGTGCAGAAGAGCGGTTACCTCCGCAAACATAAATCAATGCACCGGCGCTTCTTCGTGCTGAGGGCGGCCTCGGAGCACGGACCTGCCCGCCTCGAGTACTACGAGAACGAGAAGAAATTTCGCAGCAAGTCGCCGGTTCCCAAGAAGGTTCTGAGCCTGGACTCGTGCTTCAACATCAACAAGCGGGCGGACTCCAAGAACAAGCACATGATCGTGCTGTACACCCGCAGCGAGAGCTTCGCCATCGCCGCAGACAGCGAGGGCGTCCAGAACGAGTGGTACCAGGCGATGCTGGATCTCCAGAGCAACT GTCGAACCCCGGAGGATTATGGCAGCAGTGGAGAGTGTAGCTCTCCATCGCCGATACCAACGTTCAAGGAAGTGTGGCAGGTCAAAGTTTGGCCAAAAGGTCTTGGACATGCCAGGAACTTAGTAGGCATCTACCGACTGTGCCTCACTGACAAGACTGTCAACTTCCTGAAGCTGAATTCCGATGTGTCCTCTGTGGTACTGCAGCTGATGAACGTTCGCAGGTGTGGCCATTCGGAGAATTTCTTCTTCATCGAGGTGGGACGTTCAGCAATTACAGGCCCGGGAGAGTTCTGGATGCAAGTGGACGACTCTGTGGTGGCTCAGAACATGCACGAGACCCTGCTGGAGGCTATGAAGGCCCTGAGCGAGGAGTTCCGCCAGCGCAGTAAGTCTCAGTCTGTCGGAACATCATGTGGAGGTGGCACAGTCTCGAACCCCATCAGCGTCCCAAGCCGTCGTCACCATCCAAATCTGCCTCCGAGCCAGGTGGGATTCTCTAGACGTGCTCGGACTGAGACACCAGGAACAGGGGGCAGCAGTACCAGCACTTCACCGACCTCGCGCCACGGATTCCCAAGGGCGCGAACTGCCAGCATAGGAGCAAGGTCTGAGGAAAGCAGCACAAGTGCCAGAGGAACATGGGCCAGCTCCAGCCCAAGTCTTAATGGTTCCTGCTCAACTACACCAACGTTACGGCCAAAGCCCACAAGGGCCCCAACACCTGCCAAGATAACGCTCAGCCTTGCGCGATATACACCCAACCCTGCACCTTCCCCTGCACCAAGCCTCTCCTCTAGCTCTGGTCATGGATCAGAGTGCGGCCTAGTGGGGGCAGCAGTAGGTGGCATGACCATTTGCTCCTACCCCCGAGTGTCGCAAAGAGTATCTGTCTCTGGTTCACCAAGTGACTACGGTTCCTCAGATGAATATGGCTCTAGTCCTGGTGAACACTCCTTGCTTGCGCCCAGTACATCTGGACATCATGTACACGGTGAAGGTTCCTCCAGCTATATAGTCATGGGACATCGTGAAGGACTGCTCAGTTCCCACCATCGTTCCAAAGGACGACGAATTCTCCGACGCTCATCCAGTCGGGAATCTGAAGTTGAACGCAGACTGTTAAGTAAGAGGGCATCCCTGCCGTTGGCTGACCATGAACGACTGACCCCACATcgaaaagatgaagatgatgaggatgatgaagaataCGCCATCATGACGCAAAGTGCGAACCGAGAGAGAGGTGATTCACATCATGGCCTCGGGGGCGCAGTAGGGGGTAGTAGAAAGAGAGCTGATAAAACCAGGAGGGGAGTGGGCGCAGGCTCCACTGTGGACAGTGGTTACATGTCCATGCTCCCTGGAGTGACATCTCCGCCTgattcgctctctctctccatgtcTGGCGCTGCAGCCAAAGCTGAGGCAGATGATGAGTACATGGCCATGACCCCCAACAACAGCGTGTCCCCTCCTCGCCACATACGGCAGCCCAGCTCTGAAGGTTACATGGTTATGTCCCCCAACAGTAGCAGCTCCACGGACTTGCAAGGGATCGGTATTTGGGACAGCAGGGTGGGGATGGAGAGCCGAGCTGCCACCGACTACATGAACATCTCGCCTGTGAGCAGCCGCTCGGCTTGCAGCACGCCACCGTCCCACCCCGAACAGCACCAACTGCAACCAAAAATGTTCAATTCCTACTTCTCCCTCCCTCGGGCGTatcagcacacactctacactCGCTTTGAGGAGGATTTAAACAAAGGCGAGGGAAAAAAGGACATCGGTGGTGGAGCTGGAAGGGGAGGGGCAGCAGGGTACACCAAAAGGAATAAAATAGCGATGGGCCCGACAGGGGGCTGCCAACTCTccatgtcttcctcttctttctcctccagctcagccAGCAGTGAGAGTCTGGAGGACAAATCACTGTCAGCGGGTAGAGGGTTAAGTTTATTACGATCTGGCGTGCAGAGTGCAGGAGCTTGCACAAAAGACGGCCGCCATCAGAAACGAGGATCAAGTTCAAAAAGTCCGAAACAGCAGAGGAAGGGCCGACCCCTCAGCATATCGTCAGACATCACGAAAGCCAACACCCTCCCCAGGGCAAAGGAAAATCTCCATCCATTAGCACCGCAGAATGTTGGCGATTATGTCAGTATTGTTTACATGGAAGACAAGTACGATGATGATCGAGATGTGGAGAATGAACGTGGTCGAGCTGTGCTTCACGGCACAATCCGTCCTTTGAACCAGCAACTCCTCAGCTCTGGTAATCCTAACAACCTCCCCAGGAGCTTGTCCGCACCTTTATCTGGCTCCACTGAGTATGTCAGCATGGATTTAGGGAAGCCATCAACACCGCTCACTCCGGTCCGGTCCACATTCAACAACCCGCAAGTTCCTCCGGCTGTTGCTCCCAGGACCCGGCACGACCGTGATAAAGCCTCTCCACTAGCGGCAGAGGGAAGTACCGGATACAGATCCAAAAAGATGGCTTCGGTGGCGACGGATAATGTTGCATCATTTACAGAGACTAAAAGCTCAGAATCCAATATTTCAGCAAGACCTGCCATCCACGCTGTTCCACCTGAGACTGGGTTGAGTTTTTCCCCAGCCAAGTCCTTCCAGTCTCCCGAAAGGGTGAGCAGACTCGTACGAGCAGACCAGCAGGGGCGGCGGAGCCACCGTTCAGAGACTTTCAGTTCACCTTGCCACGCACCATCCTCCACCTTGCACTATCCAGAGGGAAGCCAGCCAGCGAGCCATCGCCACGGTCTGGATTGCTCCTTGTGGGAGAGCGGGCAGGCGACGAGTCTGTCTGCCACACCTCCTCCGCAAGCCTCAACCTCATCAGCTGAACAAGGCCTTAACTATATTGACCTGGAcctggtggtgaaggagggcTCTCATGCTGGAGTGGAGCATGCCTCCGCCACCTACAACGATGGAGGGAACGCTGCGGGTTCCGGCATCAACACGTACGCCAGTATTGATTTCTACAAGTCAGAAGAACTCAGAGCACACCAGATCAGTCGGAAGGATGGTCAAG ATTGTTGA